In Actinomycetota bacterium, the following proteins share a genomic window:
- the hisF gene encoding imidazole glycerol phosphate synthase subunit HisF — protein sequence MLSVRVIPCLDVDKGRVVKGVNFVDLADMGDPVELASAYDRAGADEIVFLDITATHEERPYMREVATQTAEKVFIPLTVGGGMRSVDDIRGMLAAGCDKVSVNSAAIRDPGLISRASRFFGAQCVVVAIDARRVRGSNPARWEVFVAGGRTNTGLDALEWVRKAESLGAGEVLLTSMDRDGTKDGFDIDLTRSVSSAVNIPTIASGGAGTLDDFVEVVVAGRADAVLAAGVFHRGELTIAQVKANMRDKGINVRL from the coding sequence TTGCTCTCAGTCCGCGTCATTCCCTGCTTGGACGTCGATAAAGGCCGAGTGGTCAAGGGCGTGAACTTCGTCGATCTTGCGGACATGGGGGACCCGGTCGAGCTTGCCTCGGCGTATGATCGCGCTGGCGCTGATGAGATCGTCTTCCTCGACATCACCGCCACGCATGAGGAGCGCCCCTACATGCGCGAGGTCGCTACCCAGACCGCCGAGAAGGTCTTCATTCCGCTCACGGTCGGTGGCGGGATGCGCAGTGTCGATGACATCCGAGGAATGTTGGCCGCGGGATGCGACAAGGTGTCGGTCAACTCGGCGGCTATCCGCGATCCGGGTCTCATCTCGCGCGCATCGCGATTCTTTGGTGCACAGTGCGTGGTTGTCGCTATCGACGCCAGGCGGGTTCGAGGCTCCAATCCCGCTCGCTGGGAGGTCTTTGTTGCCGGCGGGAGGACCAACACCGGCCTTGATGCGCTGGAGTGGGTCCGGAAGGCGGAGTCCCTGGGTGCGGGTGAAGTGCTCCTGACGAGCATGGATCGGGATGGCACCAAGGACGGATTCGATATCGATCTGACGCGGTCGGTCTCCTCGGCAGTCAATATCCCGACCATCGCGAGCGGTGGGGCAGGGACGCTCGATGACTTCGTCGAGGTCGTTGTTGCAGGACGCGCGGATGCGGTGCTCGCAGCAGGTGTTTTCCACCGAGGTGAGCTCACGATCGCACAGGTCAAGGCGAACATGCGCGACAAGGGCATCAATGTCAGGCTATAG
- the hisI gene encoding phosphoribosyl-AMP cyclohydrolase, whose amino-acid sequence MQREEGLLVPAELTFDAAGLIPAVVQQHDTGEVLMVAYMNLESLEKTLETKATWFWSRSRKKYWMKGESSGNIQAVVDVRYDCDADCLLVLVDQVGVACHTERRSCFYRSLLEVDADV is encoded by the coding sequence ATGCAGCGTGAAGAAGGCTTACTGGTACCAGCGGAGCTGACTTTCGATGCCGCCGGATTGATACCTGCCGTCGTTCAACAGCACGATACCGGCGAGGTTCTCATGGTGGCCTACATGAATCTGGAGTCCCTCGAAAAGACTCTGGAGACCAAAGCCACTTGGTTTTGGAGTCGTTCCCGAAAGAAGTATTGGATGAAGGGCGAGAGCTCGGGCAACATTCAGGCGGTCGTGGACGTGCGCTACGACTGCGACGCTGATTGCCTTCTGGTTCTTGTCGATCAGGTCGGAGTCGCCTGTCATACCGAGCGCAGGTCGTGCTTTTACCGATCGCTTCTGGAGGTGGACGCAGATGTCTGA
- the hisE gene encoding phosphoribosyl-ATP diphosphatase encodes MSEVRHGKDVGQVLSELFEVLESRRGQVDVGGESYTAQLLAGPEDRLLKKIGEEATEVVMAAKDADAVQLRYEIADLLYHVMVVMVRYGLTLDDVADELAGRRKS; translated from the coding sequence ATGTCTGAAGTCAGGCACGGCAAGGACGTCGGGCAAGTGCTCTCGGAGCTCTTCGAGGTGCTGGAAAGCAGGCGCGGTCAAGTCGATGTCGGTGGCGAGAGCTACACTGCGCAGCTACTAGCGGGGCCCGAGGATCGCCTGCTCAAAAAGATTGGGGAGGAAGCCACCGAGGTGGTCATGGCAGCCAAAGACGCTGACGCGGTCCAGCTGCGATACGAGATCGCGGATCTTCTCTACCATGTGATGGTCGTGATGGTGCGCTACGGCTTGACGCTCGATGACGTCGCGGATGAACTAGCGGGTCGCCGGAAGAGCTAG
- a CDS encoding ABC transporter substrate-binding protein, protein MRSRSSKWLVAALGAVLVAAMLFATGCAPQEQEPAPPQDEVQRGGTLSFYISEPAFIDPFNLQESEGTQVGQALFDSLVSFDPITSEIIPAAAASWESNEDATVWTFNLVEGATFHNGREVTAADFKFAWERIVNPENQSEISYHLSAVEGFEAMASGAATELAGVRVVDDLTLEVTLSYAFADFEFVVGHPALAPVPREEVEPDPAAFGAMPIGNGPFRMSEPWARDQFIRIERFEDYYGTAPNIDAVDFRILADMDTAFLEFQAGNLDFTRIPSGQIDATVDQYGRSPDGYTANPGEQVLLGNESATYYLLMNNTQEVFQNPQVREALSLAINRQAICDIVFEGTRTPASGIVPPGIVGFTEDAWENSRYDVDAAKAALEEAGFPNGDGLPPIVLEYNSGAGHEDILQLVQSDFAAIGIESELKGMEWAAYLDRLAERTYQMGRLGWVADYPIMDNFLYPLFKSGSSDNFAGYTNPEVDRMLEQARKTVDDAERIALYQEIEAAIGADMPVIPLMYYSHTRVASERVRDGVMSPKGLFAFESVWLAQ, encoded by the coding sequence TTGAGATCCAGATCGAGCAAGTGGTTGGTAGCGGCACTCGGTGCCGTACTCGTGGCGGCGATGCTCTTCGCTACGGGATGTGCTCCACAAGAGCAGGAGCCTGCACCGCCTCAAGACGAGGTGCAGAGGGGCGGAACACTGAGCTTCTACATCAGTGAGCCTGCGTTCATCGATCCCTTCAACCTACAGGAATCGGAGGGCACCCAGGTCGGCCAAGCACTCTTCGACAGCCTGGTGAGCTTCGACCCAATCACCTCCGAGATCATTCCCGCTGCTGCGGCTAGCTGGGAATCCAACGAGGATGCCACTGTTTGGACCTTCAACCTTGTTGAAGGTGCGACTTTCCACAACGGTCGCGAGGTCACCGCCGCGGACTTCAAGTTCGCCTGGGAGCGCATCGTCAACCCGGAGAACCAGTCTGAGATCTCCTACCACCTCTCTGCGGTGGAGGGCTTTGAAGCAATGGCATCCGGAGCCGCCACTGAGCTTGCAGGTGTCAGGGTCGTAGACGATCTAACCCTTGAAGTAACGCTTTCTTACGCCTTCGCCGACTTTGAGTTTGTCGTCGGCCATCCTGCTCTCGCTCCTGTGCCTCGCGAGGAAGTCGAGCCGGATCCTGCGGCCTTCGGTGCGATGCCGATCGGCAACGGCCCATTCAGAATGAGTGAGCCATGGGCGCGGGATCAGTTCATCAGAATCGAAAGGTTCGAGGACTACTACGGTACCGCACCGAACATCGACGCTGTCGATTTCCGCATCCTTGCCGACATGGACACTGCGTTCCTTGAGTTCCAGGCCGGTAACCTCGACTTCACTCGGATACCGTCGGGCCAGATCGACGCCACGGTCGATCAGTATGGTCGTAGCCCTGATGGCTACACCGCCAACCCCGGCGAGCAAGTCCTCCTCGGCAACGAGTCGGCAACCTACTACCTGCTTATGAACAACACGCAGGAAGTGTTCCAGAACCCACAGGTTCGCGAGGCGCTGTCTCTGGCGATCAATCGCCAGGCAATCTGCGATATCGTCTTCGAGGGAACAAGGACTCCGGCTAGCGGAATCGTGCCTCCTGGCATCGTCGGCTTCACTGAGGATGCGTGGGAGAACTCAAGGTACGATGTCGATGCAGCAAAAGCTGCCCTGGAAGAGGCAGGATTCCCCAACGGCGATGGCCTACCCCCGATCGTGCTTGAGTACAACTCAGGTGCCGGACACGAGGATATCTTGCAGCTGGTCCAGAGCGACTTTGCGGCTATCGGTATCGAGTCCGAGCTCAAGGGTATGGAGTGGGCAGCTTACCTAGATCGACTCGCCGAGAGGACCTACCAGATGGGTCGCTTGGGATGGGTCGCCGACTACCCGATCATGGACAACTTCCTGTACCCGCTCTTCAAGTCAGGTAGCTCTGACAACTTCGCCGGTTACACCAACCCCGAAGTCGACAGGATGCTCGAGCAGGCTCGTAAGACCGTCGATGATGCAGAGCGCATCGCTCTGTACCAAGAGATCGAGGCCGCTATCGGCGCCGATATGCCTGTGATTCCATTGATGTACTACAGCCACACGCGGGTTGCCTCGGAAAGAGTTCGCGATGGCGTGATGAGCCCCAAGGGACTCTTCGCCTTCGAGAGCGTTTGGCTTGCACAGTAA